One part of the Marinobacterium rhizophilum genome encodes these proteins:
- a CDS encoding FecCD family ABC transporter permease → MSLRVSMSARQLSLLLWLLLPPVVLASLWVGPVSLSLEKLLQPGSRDWLILFELRLPRLLMSLAAGAVLAITGASIQALFRNSLADPGLIGISAGAALAAVAVLVFGGSWLLGPLGPVLVPVAAFGGGLLVTALVLRIARTPSGVSVTTMLLAGIALNSIAAAAIGVMKYFSDELSLRQVTFWLLGNLHSTDWSSALLLLAIGGPVLLLLLREGQQLNLLLLGEAQARLLGVVTSRLRGRLVLLVALGVGTVVSLGGLIGFIGLVVPHLVRLLCGPDNRALLPLSALLGALLLTLADILSRLLVSPAELPIGIVTALIGGPFFLFMILYRQRRQV, encoded by the coding sequence ATGTCCCTCCGTGTAAGCATGTCCGCACGCCAGCTGAGTCTGCTGTTGTGGCTGTTGTTGCCCCCCGTGGTACTGGCTTCCCTCTGGGTGGGGCCGGTGTCGCTGTCGTTGGAAAAGTTGCTGCAGCCTGGCTCGCGGGACTGGCTGATTCTGTTCGAGTTGCGGCTGCCTCGGCTGCTGATGTCGCTGGCGGCAGGGGCCGTGCTCGCCATCACCGGTGCCTCGATTCAGGCGCTGTTTCGCAACTCCCTGGCCGACCCCGGTCTTATCGGTATCAGTGCCGGTGCAGCGCTTGCGGCGGTGGCGGTACTGGTCTTTGGCGGCAGCTGGCTGCTGGGTCCGCTGGGACCGGTGCTGGTACCGGTGGCAGCCTTCGGCGGCGGCCTGCTCGTGACGGCGCTGGTACTGCGCATTGCCCGCACGCCCAGCGGGGTATCGGTTACCACCATGTTGCTGGCCGGCATTGCCCTGAACAGCATTGCAGCCGCGGCAATCGGTGTCATGAAGTACTTCAGTGATGAGCTTTCTCTGCGCCAGGTGACCTTCTGGCTGCTGGGCAACCTGCACAGCACTGACTGGAGCAGTGCCTTGCTGCTGCTGGCCATCGGCGGGCCGGTACTGCTGCTGTTGCTGCGCGAGGGCCAGCAGCTCAACTTGCTGCTGCTGGGTGAGGCCCAGGCGCGTTTGCTCGGTGTTGTCACTTCCCGTCTGCGGGGGAGGCTGGTGCTGCTGGTGGCCCTGGGCGTCGGTACCGTGGTGTCGCTCGGTGGCCTGATCGGTTTTATTGGCCTGGTAGTGCCCCATCTGGTGCGGCTGCTGTGCGGGCCGGACAATCGGGCACTGTTGCCGTTGTCGGCGCTGTTGGGGGCGCTGTTGCTGACGCTGGCCGATATCCTGTCACGCTTGCTGGTGAGTCCGGCCGAGTTGCCCATCGGTATTGTCACCGCGCTGATTGGCGGGCCTTTCTTCCTCTTTATGATTCTCTACCGGCAGCGGAGGCAGGTATGA
- a CDS encoding heme ABC transporter ATP-binding protein, whose translation MTLQASKLTFRRNGRTLLQSVDVVLEPGSLTVVLGPNGAGKTTLLNLLAGLERPHAGDVWLGSQPLASMDSLERACRLAVMTQDQPLDFAFGVEEVVTLGAYPLGLGRVQERLHCQAWLQRLELQALAQRDYLSLSGGERQRVQLARVLAQCGEQTMVLLLDEPVSAMDLKHQHLCLQQLRALADAGAAVLVILHDLALTARYADAVLLLKQAEVLAQGDMLDIMTPSNLSALFDVRVEVSRVDGMPRFSSSLADDAVPP comes from the coding sequence ATGACGCTGCAGGCGAGCAAGCTGACATTTCGGCGTAACGGACGGACCTTGCTGCAGTCGGTGGATGTTGTGCTTGAGCCCGGTTCGCTAACGGTGGTGCTGGGACCCAACGGTGCAGGGAAAACCACGCTACTGAATTTGCTGGCGGGGCTGGAGCGGCCGCATGCAGGTGATGTGTGGCTCGGTAGCCAGCCGCTTGCGAGCATGGATTCACTCGAGCGTGCATGCCGGCTGGCGGTCATGACCCAGGATCAGCCGCTGGATTTTGCGTTTGGCGTGGAAGAAGTGGTTACGCTGGGTGCCTATCCGCTGGGTCTCGGGCGGGTACAGGAGCGCTTGCACTGCCAGGCCTGGCTGCAGCGGCTGGAGCTGCAGGCACTGGCCCAGCGCGACTACCTGAGCCTGTCGGGTGGTGAACGCCAGCGTGTGCAGCTGGCCCGGGTGCTGGCCCAGTGCGGTGAACAGACGATGGTCTTGCTGCTGGATGAGCCGGTCAGCGCCATGGATCTGAAGCACCAGCATCTGTGCCTGCAGCAGTTGCGTGCGTTGGCCGATGCCGGCGCTGCGGTGCTGGTTATTCTGCACGATCTGGCGCTGACGGCACGCTATGCCGATGCGGTACTGCTGCTGAAGCAGGCTGAGGTGCTGGCCCAGGGGGACATGCTGGATATCATGACGCCGTCGAATCTGAGTGCGCTGTTCGACGTCCGTGTCGAGGTCAGCCGGGTGGATGGTATGCCGCGCTTCAGTTCGTCACTCGCGGATGACGCCGTCCCGCCTTAA
- a CDS encoding bifunctional aminoglycoside phosphotransferase/ATP-binding protein, which yields MFPEFIQSLCDPAAYPHATKDIRVIETHISWLLLTGDYAYKVKKPVNFGFLDFTSLQKRQHFCEEELRLNRRQAPDLYLEVVAITGTAQQPVINGDDEAFEYAVRMHQFDTGLRLDLLLQQKRFEPDWIDTLAGQIAHFHSAVPMVASDSPWGEPENIWELVSDNFLHLRDVLDDPDDWSAVQKLSQQTSQQFRELTDAIRRRKAEGHVCECHGDLHLANITLYNNELRLFDCIEFNLQFRWIDTICDLAFLLMDLEANGQFRWAHRLLNRYLELTGDYNSLKLLNFYKAYRAMVRAKVAMLGEHPDLDTFRRYLRLAQHYARTPTPALLLMHGLSGSGKSYISGQLVERIDAIRIRSDIERKRLYRDLSLKGGKLDLYGQEMNVRTYHQLFDTTREMLRAGYTVVVDATFIRQRPRISYAELAASLDVPFRIISCHCEQKLIEARLKRRKAKGVDASDADVSVMHQQKKMQHPLQDDELERTVAVYTDDDEALFLLTDRLRRDGVIRE from the coding sequence ATGTTTCCTGAATTTATTCAATCACTTTGTGATCCTGCGGCCTACCCGCATGCGACCAAGGACATTCGCGTCATCGAGACGCATATTTCCTGGCTTCTGCTCACCGGCGATTACGCCTACAAGGTGAAGAAGCCGGTCAATTTCGGCTTCCTCGATTTCACCAGCCTGCAGAAGCGGCAGCATTTCTGCGAGGAAGAGCTGCGCCTTAATCGTCGCCAGGCGCCGGACCTCTACCTCGAGGTGGTTGCCATCACCGGCACTGCGCAGCAGCCGGTGATCAACGGCGACGACGAAGCCTTCGAATACGCCGTGCGCATGCACCAGTTCGACACCGGGCTGCGCCTGGACCTGCTGCTGCAGCAAAAGCGCTTCGAACCGGACTGGATCGATACCCTGGCCGGCCAGATCGCCCACTTCCACTCCGCCGTGCCCATGGTCGCCTCGGACAGCCCCTGGGGCGAGCCGGAGAACATCTGGGAACTGGTGTCGGATAACTTCCTGCACCTGCGCGATGTGCTGGATGACCCCGACGACTGGTCCGCGGTACAGAAACTGTCGCAGCAAACCTCGCAGCAGTTTCGCGAACTGACCGATGCAATTCGCCGCCGCAAGGCCGAGGGGCATGTTTGCGAATGCCACGGCGACCTTCATCTGGCCAACATTACCTTGTACAACAACGAGCTGCGGCTGTTTGACTGTATCGAGTTCAATCTGCAGTTCCGCTGGATCGACACCATCTGCGACCTGGCCTTCCTGCTGATGGATCTGGAAGCCAATGGCCAGTTCCGCTGGGCACACCGTCTACTGAACCGTTACCTGGAGCTCACCGGCGACTACAACAGCCTCAAGCTGCTCAACTTCTACAAGGCCTACCGCGCCATGGTGCGGGCCAAGGTTGCCATGCTGGGCGAGCATCCGGATCTCGACACCTTCCGCCGCTACCTGCGCCTGGCGCAGCACTATGCGCGCACGCCAACGCCGGCACTGCTGCTGATGCACGGGCTCTCAGGCAGCGGCAAGAGCTATATCAGCGGCCAGCTGGTCGAGCGTATCGATGCCATCCGCATCCGCTCCGATATCGAACGCAAGCGCCTGTACCGCGACCTCAGCCTCAAGGGTGGCAAGCTCGACCTCTACGGCCAGGAAATGAACGTTCGCACCTATCACCAGCTGTTCGATACCACCCGCGAAATGCTACGCGCCGGTTACACCGTGGTGGTCGATGCCACCTTCATTCGTCAACGACCGCGCATCAGCTATGCCGAGCTCGCCGCCTCGCTGGATGTACCCTTCCGTATTATCAGCTGTCATTGTGAACAGAAGCTGATCGAAGCCCGTCTCAAGCGAAGAAAAGCCAAAGGAGTGGATGCATCCGATGCCGATGTCAGCGTGATGCACCAGCAAAAGAAGATGCAGCACCCACTGCAGGACGACGAACTTGAGCGCACCGTGGCCGTCTATACCGACGATGACGAGGCGCTGTTCCTGCTCACGGACCGCTTAAGGCGGGACGGCGTCATCCGCGAGTGA
- the mrcB gene encoding penicillin-binding protein 1B, translated as MSVFVAIGMAYLDMQVRSKFEGKRWALPAKVYARPLELYPGQPLAMNDLKAELDSLGYRFVRSASAPGLAEWATSRARVYTRGFTFPDGFEPSRQLLLDFRGDSLSRILDEEGRTLPLARLEPLLVGGIYPNSNEDRDLIRLQDAPPYLTEALIGIEDRSYYDHHGISFKGIARAMWVNFQAGRFVQGGSTLTQQLIKNFYLTADRTLLRKLTEIPMAVLLELHYSKDEILEAYLNEVYLGQSGARAVHGFGLASQYYFGRPLQELQLHQVALLAGLVKGPSFYDPRRNPERAKERRDLVLTILAERNVISAQQLAQALAEGLDVVKEKNLHKGAYPAYLDLVKRQLRQDYRDEDLSSEGLRVFTSMDPVVQGRAEAALVDTMAVLAKRYGKRVDGLEGSMVVTDPQTGDALALIGGRDTRFQGFNRALDAVRPIGSLVKPAVYLAALEQGYTLASTLEDNALRVKLPNGDLWEPNNFDKKPHGLVPLHRALALSYNLATAKLGMDIGVERVVDMLHRLGVERDLKAYPSLLLGGQGMSPFEVAGMYQTIAANGFQTPLRAIRMVTDAQGQELSRYPFQVRQTVPVELVHLIQYAMQEVAREGTARSVYQQLPANLNVAGKTGTSNDQRDSWFAGFTGNRLAVVWLGRDDNSQLPLTGSSGALRVWTDFMRREQPQPYLARMPDGIEYVWIDEATGWRSDQRCEGSRQLPFLYGTAPQQSVSCGFNDPVGESLEWFRNWFR; from the coding sequence ATGAGTGTTTTTGTCGCTATTGGCATGGCCTACCTGGATATGCAGGTGCGTAGCAAGTTTGAAGGCAAACGCTGGGCATTACCAGCCAAGGTCTATGCGCGTCCGCTGGAACTCTATCCCGGACAGCCGCTGGCGATGAACGATCTCAAGGCGGAGCTCGACAGCCTGGGGTACCGCTTTGTACGCAGCGCCAGCGCGCCAGGCCTGGCAGAGTGGGCCACGTCCCGCGCCCGCGTCTATACCCGGGGCTTTACCTTTCCTGACGGATTCGAACCCTCACGGCAGCTGCTGCTGGACTTCAGGGGCGATAGCCTGAGCCGAATTCTGGATGAAGAAGGTCGCACCTTGCCGCTGGCCCGGCTGGAACCGTTGCTGGTGGGCGGGATTTATCCCAACAGCAATGAAGACCGGGACCTGATCCGCCTGCAGGACGCGCCACCTTACCTGACCGAAGCGCTGATCGGTATCGAAGATCGCAGCTATTACGATCATCACGGTATCTCGTTCAAGGGTATCGCGCGGGCCATGTGGGTCAACTTCCAGGCCGGTCGCTTTGTGCAGGGCGGCAGCACCCTGACACAGCAGCTGATCAAGAACTTCTACCTGACCGCAGACCGCACACTGCTGCGCAAGCTCACCGAAATTCCCATGGCGGTATTGCTGGAGCTGCATTACAGCAAGGACGAGATCCTGGAGGCCTATCTGAACGAGGTCTACCTGGGGCAGTCCGGTGCCCGCGCCGTGCACGGCTTTGGACTGGCAAGCCAGTATTATTTCGGTCGTCCGCTGCAGGAGCTGCAACTGCACCAGGTGGCACTGCTGGCCGGGCTGGTAAAGGGACCCTCCTTCTATGATCCGCGTCGCAACCCGGAGCGGGCAAAGGAGCGCCGCGACCTGGTGCTGACAATTCTGGCCGAGCGCAATGTGATCAGCGCACAGCAGCTGGCCCAGGCACTGGCTGAAGGCCTGGATGTGGTGAAGGAAAAAAATCTTCACAAGGGGGCCTACCCGGCCTATCTGGACCTGGTGAAGCGACAGCTGCGCCAGGACTACCGTGATGAAGATCTGAGCTCCGAAGGCCTGCGGGTTTTCACCAGCATGGACCCGGTGGTTCAGGGGCGCGCTGAAGCAGCGCTGGTCGATACCATGGCCGTGCTGGCAAAACGTTACGGCAAACGGGTCGATGGCCTGGAAGGCAGCATGGTGGTAACGGATCCGCAGACCGGCGATGCGCTGGCGTTGATCGGTGGCCGCGACACCCGCTTCCAGGGCTTCAACCGGGCGCTGGACGCGGTACGCCCCATCGGCTCCCTGGTAAAACCGGCGGTCTATCTGGCGGCGCTGGAGCAGGGCTACACCCTGGCCAGTACGCTGGAAGACAATGCACTGCGGGTCAAGCTGCCCAACGGCGACCTGTGGGAACCGAATAACTTCGACAAAAAGCCCCACGGGCTGGTGCCGCTGCACCGGGCACTGGCATTGTCGTACAATTTGGCCACCGCAAAACTGGGCATGGATATTGGTGTCGAACGGGTAGTGGACATGCTGCATCGCCTGGGCGTAGAGCGCGACCTCAAGGCGTATCCGTCGTTGCTGCTCGGCGGCCAGGGCATGTCGCCGTTCGAAGTGGCAGGCATGTACCAGACCATCGCGGCCAACGGTTTCCAGACGCCGCTGCGGGCCATTCGCATGGTGACGGATGCCCAGGGGCAGGAGCTGTCGCGCTACCCGTTCCAGGTGCGCCAGACCGTGCCGGTGGAGCTGGTACACCTGATCCAGTATGCCATGCAGGAAGTGGCCCGCGAGGGCACGGCCAGGTCGGTGTATCAGCAACTGCCGGCCAACCTGAACGTGGCGGGCAAAACAGGCACTTCCAACGATCAGCGTGACAGCTGGTTTGCCGGCTTTACCGGCAACCGCCTGGCGGTGGTCTGGCTGGGGCGGGATGATAACTCGCAGTTGCCCTTGACCGGCTCCAGCGGCGCGCTGAGGGTGTGGACGGATTTTATGCGCCGGGAGCAGCCGCAGCCGTATCTTGCACGGATGCCCGATGGCATCGAGTATGTCTGGATAGATGAAGCGACGGGGTGGCGTTCGGACCAGCGCTGCGAAGGCTCCCGTCAGCTGCCGTTTCTGTACGGCACTGCGCCGCAGCAGTCGGTAAGCTGCGGCTTCAATGATCCGGTCGGAGAGTCTCTCGAGTGGTTCAGAAACTGGTTTAGATAG
- a CDS encoding CBS domain-containing protein codes for MHALETATVADAMTADVLKVPEHWSLHSLIGFFNTHRISGAPVIDNHARLTGVVSLSDILRFDSSAQHSIEENPLTQYYYSGLEGMTPEQLGLTGGDQHGQHLVSEIMTPHIIALDQQATLQEAVDLMCQNRIHRVFVTRQGELAGVVTTLDILDHLRR; via the coding sequence ATGCATGCACTGGAAACAGCCACCGTTGCAGACGCCATGACCGCCGACGTACTCAAGGTACCGGAGCACTGGTCATTGCACAGCCTGATCGGTTTTTTCAATACGCATCGTATTAGCGGTGCACCGGTCATCGATAATCACGCAAGACTCACGGGAGTCGTCAGCCTGAGCGATATCCTGCGCTTTGACAGCAGCGCGCAGCACTCCATCGAGGAGAACCCGCTGACACAGTATTACTACAGTGGACTTGAAGGCATGACGCCCGAGCAACTGGGGCTGACAGGGGGCGACCAGCACGGACAGCACCTGGTCAGCGAAATAATGACGCCCCATATCATTGCACTGGATCAGCAGGCAACGCTGCAGGAGGCGGTGGACTTGATGTGCCAGAACCGCATTCACCGGGTATTTGTCACCCGGCAGGGCGAACTGGCGGGGGTCGTTACAACCCTGGATATACTGGATCACCTGCGCCGCTGA
- the hemL gene encoding glutamate-1-semialdehyde 2,1-aminomutase, whose protein sequence is MSRSEALFQAAQQHIPGGVNSPVRAFKGVGGTPLFFKHASGAYLFDEDDQRYVDYVGSWGPMILGHRAPAVIDAIREALDHGTGFGAPTAIEIEMADKVCALMPSIEMVRMVSSGTEATMSAIRLARGYTARDKIVKFEGCYHGHSDSLLVKAGSGALTLGEPNSPGVPTALAEHTITLNYNDIDSVREAFAAVGDQIACIIVEPVAGNMNCIAPVPGFLEGLRELCDQYGSVLIFDEVMTGFRVALGGAQAHFGVKPDLTTLGKVIGGGLPVGAFGGKREIMHHIAPLGPVYQAGTLSGNPLAMAAGLAMLNAISAPGFHEQLSAKTELLVEGLEAVALGHRVPFTTSRVGGMFGLFFTEQEEVTRFAQTMQCDAAKFGRFFHGMLAEGVYLAPSAFEAGFMSAAHTQQDIEFTLAAADRVFASL, encoded by the coding sequence ATGTCCCGTTCCGAAGCCCTGTTCCAGGCCGCCCAGCAACATATTCCCGGCGGCGTCAATTCGCCGGTGCGCGCATTCAAGGGCGTCGGCGGCACTCCGCTGTTCTTCAAGCACGCCAGTGGCGCCTACCTGTTCGACGAAGACGATCAGCGCTATGTCGACTACGTCGGTTCCTGGGGACCGATGATTCTGGGCCACCGCGCCCCCGCAGTGATTGATGCCATTCGTGAAGCGTTGGACCACGGCACCGGCTTTGGTGCCCCTACCGCCATCGAAATCGAGATGGCTGACAAGGTCTGCGCCCTGATGCCCTCGATCGAAATGGTGCGCATGGTCAGCTCCGGCACCGAAGCGACCATGAGCGCCATCCGCCTGGCCCGCGGTTACACCGCGCGGGACAAGATCGTCAAGTTTGAAGGCTGCTACCACGGCCACTCCGACTCCCTGCTGGTCAAGGCCGGTTCTGGCGCCCTGACCCTGGGCGAGCCGAACTCCCCGGGCGTGCCGACCGCCCTGGCCGAACACACCATTACACTGAACTACAACGATATAGACAGTGTGCGCGAGGCGTTTGCCGCCGTGGGCGACCAGATTGCCTGCATCATCGTGGAGCCGGTCGCCGGCAACATGAACTGCATCGCTCCGGTGCCGGGCTTCCTCGAAGGTCTGCGCGAGCTGTGCGACCAGTACGGCAGCGTGCTGATTTTCGATGAAGTCATGACCGGGTTCCGCGTCGCCCTCGGTGGTGCCCAGGCGCACTTTGGCGTCAAGCCCGACCTCACCACCCTGGGCAAGGTGATCGGCGGCGGCTTGCCGGTCGGCGCCTTCGGCGGCAAGCGCGAAATCATGCACCACATCGCCCCGCTGGGCCCGGTTTACCAGGCCGGCACCCTGTCGGGCAACCCGCTGGCCATGGCCGCAGGCCTTGCGATGCTGAACGCCATTTCAGCACCGGGTTTCCATGAACAGCTCAGCGCCAAGACCGAGCTGCTCGTGGAAGGCCTGGAAGCCGTGGCACTGGGTCATCGCGTGCCCTTCACTACCAGCCGTGTGGGCGGCATGTTCGGGCTCTTCTTCACCGAGCAGGAAGAAGTCACCCGCTTTGCCCAGACCATGCAGTGCGATGCCGCCAAGTTTGGCCGTTTCTTCCACGGCATGCTGGCCGAAGGCGTCTACCTGGCCCCGTCGGCATTTGAAGCAGGCTTCATGTCCGCCGCACACACACAGCAGGATATCGAGTTCACCCTGGCTGCCGCCGACCGTGTCTTTGCCAGCCTCTGA
- the thiE gene encoding thiamine phosphate synthase, translating to MTSYALHGLYAITDSTLMPDDAALLEQVHAALEGGAAIVQYRDKSDDSARRLRQATLLRELCERFERPLLINDDLDLAVACKAHGVHLGQTDGSVAAARAQLGAKAIIGVTCHDSLELALQARDAGADYVAFGAFFASQTKPGARPAPLSLLPQAAREVGLPVVAIGGISMDNARQVIEAGANMVAVIHALFANADIRHQAQQFSQQF from the coding sequence ATGACCTCTTACGCACTTCACGGCCTCTACGCCATAACCGACAGTACGCTCATGCCCGATGACGCGGCTTTGCTTGAGCAGGTACACGCCGCGCTGGAGGGCGGCGCCGCCATCGTGCAGTACCGTGACAAGAGTGATGACAGCGCCCGGCGTCTGCGCCAGGCCACGTTATTGCGTGAGCTGTGCGAGCGCTTCGAGCGCCCCCTGCTGATTAATGATGATCTGGATCTGGCTGTCGCCTGCAAGGCCCATGGCGTGCACCTGGGACAAACCGACGGCTCAGTCGCCGCGGCCCGTGCGCAACTCGGGGCCAAGGCCATTATCGGCGTCACCTGTCATGACTCCCTTGAACTTGCGCTGCAAGCCCGCGATGCCGGCGCCGACTATGTTGCCTTTGGCGCTTTCTTTGCGTCCCAAACCAAGCCCGGCGCGCGCCCGGCGCCGCTCTCGCTGCTGCCCCAGGCCGCCCGGGAGGTTGGATTGCCGGTGGTGGCGATAGGCGGCATTAGTATGGATAATGCCCGCCAGGTAATAGAAGCCGGCGCCAACATGGTGGCCGTGATTCACGCGCTGTTTGCCAACGCCGACATCCGGCACCAGGCGCAGCAGTTCAGCCAACAGTTCTGA